A genomic window from Melanotaenia boesemani isolate fMelBoe1 chromosome 15, fMelBoe1.pri, whole genome shotgun sequence includes:
- the skp1 gene encoding S-phase kinase-associated protein 1, with protein sequence MPTIKLQSSDGEIFEVDVEIAKQSVTIKTMLEDLGMDDEGDDDPVPLPNVNAAILKKVIQWCTHHKDDPPPPEDDENKEKRTDDIPVWDQEFLKVDQGTLFELILAANYLDIKGLLDVTCKTVANMIKGKTPEEIRKTFNIKNDFTEEEEAQVRKENQWCEEK encoded by the exons ATGCCTACGATAAAACTACAGAGCTCTGATGGGGAAATCTTCGAGGTGGACGTTGAGATAGCCAAACAATCTGTCACCATCAAGACCATGTTAGAAG ATTTGGGCAtggatgatgaaggtgatgatgacCCTGTTCCCCTGCCTAATGTGAATGCTGCTATCCTCAAGAAG GTGATTCAGTGGTGCACTCATCACAAAGAtgaccctcctcctcctgaggACGATGAGAAcaaggagaagaggacagatgACATTCCTGTTTGGGACCAGGAGTTCCTCAAAGTGGACCAAGGCACTTTGTTTGAGCTCATTctg GCCGCCAACTATTTGGACATCAAAGGCCTGTTAGATGTCACCTGCAAGACAGTGGCCAACATGATCAAAGGCAAAACCCCAGAGGAGATCAGGAAGACtttcaacataaaaaatgatttcacagaggaggaggaagcccAG gtacgcaAAGAGAACCAGTGGTGTGAAGAGAAGTAA